A single genomic interval of Lynx canadensis isolate LIC74 chromosome A2, mLynCan4.pri.v2, whole genome shotgun sequence harbors:
- the LOC115504999 gene encoding adhesion G protein-coupled receptor E2-like isoform X2, with product MVITGKYEGRGVGNSRLLFHLSSSNDEFLSEVRLKTGSLFSAHTHTHPPTHPHTRTHTPRLGSILRGWACWYLHHERRASKFAAGTEAPQGLCLLVTDSSGSPGRWKEKDWSSKLRLLTQLLLPLGAAAQKTSDCARWCPLNSRCVNATACRCSPGFTSLSGDVFTNRLENCDDIDECGPPLAVSCGKFADCQNTEGSFYCKCRPGYLLASGAKAFRNESENTCQDVDKCQRKPRLCKGRSICINTQGNYTCRCPPGLELNLSDPNVCSDVNECTSGQNPCHNTTHCLNNIGSYECRCLPGWKPIPGSPNGPNNTVCEDVDECSFRPPVCHNSTVCVNTVGSYRCRCRRGWELKPGFQNKQMNTTCQEMSFPAWTEPPGIKSQGLSHFFKKVQVLRRDFKPALAQGTIQGLIEGVDELLQTPQDLEALPRSEQRRVATNLLAGLEDVLRNISQALPNGTLTFSASAGTDLSLKVQEQGDRNVTLSLNQAKMLLSLDEVHESSDSGPSVVGLVSTPGMAKLLAEAPLILDPKQQTVLREHKGLLGDVSPVLLSDVVSAFVSNKDTQNLGSPVTFIFSHHAVMPRPTQKVLCVFWEHSQDGGGHWSTTGCRMAATGDASTTCQCSHLSSFAVLMAHGHVQEEDPVLAVITYMGLGLSLLCLLLAALTFLLCKAIQNTSTSLHLQLSICLFLAHLLFLTAINQTKIKLLCAIIAGALHYLYLASFTWMLLDGLHLFLTARNLTVVNYSSVSRFMNRLMFPVGYGVPALIVAISAASRPSLYGTPTSCWLRPEKMFIWSFLGPVCTIISVNLVLFFMTLRILQSKLSSLNSDVSTLQNTRMLTFKATAQLLILGCTWCLGLLQVGPAARVMAYLFTIINSLQGAFIFLVYCLLSQQVREQYRKWFRGVRKAKAESEKYTLSSRAVSDASTPNTVN from the exons ATGGTCATCACAGGGAAATATGAGGGGCGGGGTGTGGGAAACAGCAGATTGCTGTTTCATCTAAGTTCATCCAATGATGAGTTTCTATCTGAAGTCAGACTTAAAACAGGAAGTCTTTttagcgcacacacacacacacacccacccacccacccacacacacgcacacatacccCAAGACTGGGCAGCATCCTCCGTGGTTGGGCTTGCTGGTATCTTCACCATGAGAGACGGGCATCTAAGTTTGCTGCCGG CACTGAGGCTCCACAAGGTCTATGTCTGTTAGTGACGGACTCCTCGGGGAGTCCAGGGAGATGGAAGGAAAAGGACTGGTCTTCAAAACTTC GACTCTTGACACAGCTGCTGTTGCCACTGGGAGCTGCTGCCCAGAAGACTAGTG ACTGTGCACGGTGGTGCCCTCTGAACTCCAGATGTGTCAACGCCACGGCCTGTCGCTGCTCTCCAGGGTTCACTTCTTTATCCGGGGACGTCTTCACCAACCGCTTGGAGAATTGTGATG ACATCGATGAATGTGGGCCACCCTTGGCAGTGTCCTGTGGAAAATTTGCAGACTGCCAGAACACAGAGGGGAGCTTCTACTGCAAATGCAGGCCCGGATACCTGCTTGCTTCTGGGGCAAAAGCGTTTAGGAATGAGAGTGAGAACACGTGTCAAG ACGTGGACAAATGTCAGCGGAAACCCAGACTCTGTAAAGGCCGCAGCATCTGCATCAACACCCAGGGCAACTACACCTGCAGGTGCCCACCCGGCTTGGAGCTCAACCTGAGCGACCCAAACGTGTGCTCAG ATGTGAATGAATGTACCTCGGGGCAAAACCCGTGCCACAACACCACCCACTGCCTCAACAACATTGGGAGCTATGAGTGCCGCTGCCTCCCTGGCTGGAAGCCCATTCCTGGGTCCCCCAATGGCCCAAACAACACCGTCTGTGAAG ATGTGGACGAGTGCAGCTTCCGGCCGCCTGTGTGCCACAACTCCACCGTCTGCGTCAACACCGTGGGCTCATACAGGTGCCGCTGCCGCCGTGGCTGGGAGCTCAAACCCGGATtccagaataagcaaatgaaCACCACCTGTCAAG AGATGTCCTTCCCTGCCTGGACCGAACCCCCTGGAATCAAGAGCCAG gGACTCTcccacttctttaaaaaagtccAAGTTCTGCGCAGAGACTTCAAGCCGGCCTTGGCTCAGGGCACCATCCAG ggcctcaTAGAGGGGGTGGATGAGTTGTTGCAGACCCCACAAGACCTGGAGGCGCTGCCCCGCTCAGAGCAGCGCCGTGTGGCCACGAACCTGCTCGCTGGCCTGGAGGACGTCCTGAGAAACATAAGCCAGGCCCTGCCCAATGGGACATTGACCTTCAGTGCATCTGCAGGCACAG ACCTGTCCCTGAAGGTGCAAGAACAAGGAGACAGAAATGTCACCTTGAGTCTGAACCAGGCAAAGATGCTGCTGAGCTTGGATGAGGTGCATGAATCTAGTGACTCAG GTCCTTCGGTGGTGGGCCTCGTCTCCACTCCAGGGATGGCCAAGTTACTGGCCGAGGCGCCCCTGATCCTGGACCCTAAGCAGCAGACAGTTCTGCGTGAACACAAGGGCTTGCTGGGAGATGTCTCCCCTGTCCTGCTCTCAGATGTCGTCTCTGCCTTTGTGAGCAACAAGGACACCCAGAACCTCGGCTCCCCTGTCACCTTCATCTTCTCCCACCAC GCCGTGATGCCCAGGCCAACGCAGAAGGTGTTGTGTGTCTTCTGGGAGCACAGTCAGGATGGAGGCGGTCATTGGTCCACCACGGGCTGCAGGATGGCGGCCACCGGAGACGCCAGCACCACCTGCCAGTGCTCCCACCTCAGCAGCTTTGCCGTCCTCATGGCCCACGGCCACGTGCAG GAGGAGGATCCCGTGCTGGCTGTCATCACCTACATGGGGCTGGGCCTCTCCCTGCTGTGCCTCCTCCTGGCAGCCCTCACCTTCCTCCTGTGCAAAGCCATCCAGAACACCAGCACCTCGCTCCACCTGCAGCTCTCGATCTGCCTCTTCCTGGCCCACCTGCTCTTCCTCACGGCCATCAACCAGACCAAGATCAAG ctgctgTGCGCCATCATCGCGGGGGCCTTACACTATCTCTACCTGGCCTCCTTCACCTGGATGCTGTTGGACGGTCTACACCTCTTCCTCACGGCACGCAACCTGACGGTGGTCAACTACTCCAGTGTGAGCAGGTTCATGAACAGACTCATGTTCCCTGTGGGCTATGGAGTCCCGGCTCTAATCGTGGCCATTTCTGCTGCTTCCAGACCTTCCCTTTATGGAACACCCACCAG CTGCTGGCTCCGTCCAGAAAAGATGTTTATATGGAGCTTCCTGGGACCAGTCTGTACCATTATCTCT GTCAATTTAGTGTTGTTTTTCATGACCCTCCGGATTTTGCAAAGCAAGCTGTCTTCCCTCAACAGCGACGTATCCACCCTCCAGAACACAAG GATGCTGACATTCAAAGCGACGGCTCAGCTCCTCATCCTGGGCTGCACGTGGTGTCTGGGCCTCCTGCAGGTGGGGCCAGCTGCCCGAGTCATGGCTTACCTCTTCACCATCATCAACAGCCTGCAGGGAGCGTTCATCTTCCTGGTGTACTGCCTCCTCAGCCAGCAG GTCCGGGAGCAGTACCGGAAATGGTTCAGAGGGGTCAGGAAAGCCAAAGCCGAGTCTGAGAAGTACACACTGTCCAGCAGGGCCGTGTCTGATGCCTCCACCCCCAACACG
- the LOC115504999 gene encoding adhesion G protein-coupled receptor E2-like isoform X1 has translation MVITGKYEGRGVGNSRLLFHLSSSNDEFLSEVRLKTGSLFSAHTHTHPPTHPHTRTHTPRLGSILRGWACWYLHHERRASKFAAGTEAPQGLCLLVTDSSGSPGRWKEKDWSSKLRLLTQLLLPLGAAAQKTSDCARWCPLNSRCVNATACRCSPGFTSLSGDVFTNRLENCDDIDECGPPLAVSCGKFADCQNTEGSFYCKCRPGYLLASGAKAFRNESENTCQDVDKCQRKPRLCKGRSICINTQGNYTCRCPPGLELNLSDPNVCSDVNECTSGQNPCHNTTHCLNNIGSYECRCLPGWKPIPGSPNGPNNTVCEDVDECSFRPPVCHNSTVCVNTVGSYRCRCRRGWELKPGFQNKQMNTTCQEMSFPAWTEPPGIKSQGLSHFFKKVQVLRRDFKPALAQGTIQGLIEGVDELLQTPQDLEALPRSEQRRVATNLLAGLEDVLRNISQALPNGTLTFSASAGTDLSLKVQEQGDRNVTLSLNQAKMLLSLDEVHESSDSGPSVVGLVSTPGMAKLLAEAPLILDPKQQTVLREHKGLLGDVSPVLLSDVVSAFVSNKDTQNLGSPVTFIFSHHAVMPRPTQKVLCVFWEHSQDGGGHWSTTGCRMAATGDASTTCQCSHLSSFAVLMAHGHVQEEDPVLAVITYMGLGLSLLCLLLAALTFLLCKAIQNTSTSLHLQLSICLFLAHLLFLTAINQTKIKLLCAIIAGALHYLYLASFTWMLLDGLHLFLTARNLTVVNYSSVSRFMNRLMFPVGYGVPALIVAISAASRPSLYGTPTSCWLRPEKMFIWSFLGPVCTIISVNLVLFFMTLRILQSKLSSLNSDVSTLQNTRMLTFKATAQLLILGCTWCLGLLQVGPAARVMAYLFTIINSLQGAFIFLVYCLLSQQVREQYRKWFRGVRKAKAESEKYTLSSRAVSDASTPNTSVSRKGKGPERQPWGRSVCVFMN, from the exons ATGGTCATCACAGGGAAATATGAGGGGCGGGGTGTGGGAAACAGCAGATTGCTGTTTCATCTAAGTTCATCCAATGATGAGTTTCTATCTGAAGTCAGACTTAAAACAGGAAGTCTTTttagcgcacacacacacacacacccacccacccacccacacacacgcacacatacccCAAGACTGGGCAGCATCCTCCGTGGTTGGGCTTGCTGGTATCTTCACCATGAGAGACGGGCATCTAAGTTTGCTGCCGG CACTGAGGCTCCACAAGGTCTATGTCTGTTAGTGACGGACTCCTCGGGGAGTCCAGGGAGATGGAAGGAAAAGGACTGGTCTTCAAAACTTC GACTCTTGACACAGCTGCTGTTGCCACTGGGAGCTGCTGCCCAGAAGACTAGTG ACTGTGCACGGTGGTGCCCTCTGAACTCCAGATGTGTCAACGCCACGGCCTGTCGCTGCTCTCCAGGGTTCACTTCTTTATCCGGGGACGTCTTCACCAACCGCTTGGAGAATTGTGATG ACATCGATGAATGTGGGCCACCCTTGGCAGTGTCCTGTGGAAAATTTGCAGACTGCCAGAACACAGAGGGGAGCTTCTACTGCAAATGCAGGCCCGGATACCTGCTTGCTTCTGGGGCAAAAGCGTTTAGGAATGAGAGTGAGAACACGTGTCAAG ACGTGGACAAATGTCAGCGGAAACCCAGACTCTGTAAAGGCCGCAGCATCTGCATCAACACCCAGGGCAACTACACCTGCAGGTGCCCACCCGGCTTGGAGCTCAACCTGAGCGACCCAAACGTGTGCTCAG ATGTGAATGAATGTACCTCGGGGCAAAACCCGTGCCACAACACCACCCACTGCCTCAACAACATTGGGAGCTATGAGTGCCGCTGCCTCCCTGGCTGGAAGCCCATTCCTGGGTCCCCCAATGGCCCAAACAACACCGTCTGTGAAG ATGTGGACGAGTGCAGCTTCCGGCCGCCTGTGTGCCACAACTCCACCGTCTGCGTCAACACCGTGGGCTCATACAGGTGCCGCTGCCGCCGTGGCTGGGAGCTCAAACCCGGATtccagaataagcaaatgaaCACCACCTGTCAAG AGATGTCCTTCCCTGCCTGGACCGAACCCCCTGGAATCAAGAGCCAG gGACTCTcccacttctttaaaaaagtccAAGTTCTGCGCAGAGACTTCAAGCCGGCCTTGGCTCAGGGCACCATCCAG ggcctcaTAGAGGGGGTGGATGAGTTGTTGCAGACCCCACAAGACCTGGAGGCGCTGCCCCGCTCAGAGCAGCGCCGTGTGGCCACGAACCTGCTCGCTGGCCTGGAGGACGTCCTGAGAAACATAAGCCAGGCCCTGCCCAATGGGACATTGACCTTCAGTGCATCTGCAGGCACAG ACCTGTCCCTGAAGGTGCAAGAACAAGGAGACAGAAATGTCACCTTGAGTCTGAACCAGGCAAAGATGCTGCTGAGCTTGGATGAGGTGCATGAATCTAGTGACTCAG GTCCTTCGGTGGTGGGCCTCGTCTCCACTCCAGGGATGGCCAAGTTACTGGCCGAGGCGCCCCTGATCCTGGACCCTAAGCAGCAGACAGTTCTGCGTGAACACAAGGGCTTGCTGGGAGATGTCTCCCCTGTCCTGCTCTCAGATGTCGTCTCTGCCTTTGTGAGCAACAAGGACACCCAGAACCTCGGCTCCCCTGTCACCTTCATCTTCTCCCACCAC GCCGTGATGCCCAGGCCAACGCAGAAGGTGTTGTGTGTCTTCTGGGAGCACAGTCAGGATGGAGGCGGTCATTGGTCCACCACGGGCTGCAGGATGGCGGCCACCGGAGACGCCAGCACCACCTGCCAGTGCTCCCACCTCAGCAGCTTTGCCGTCCTCATGGCCCACGGCCACGTGCAG GAGGAGGATCCCGTGCTGGCTGTCATCACCTACATGGGGCTGGGCCTCTCCCTGCTGTGCCTCCTCCTGGCAGCCCTCACCTTCCTCCTGTGCAAAGCCATCCAGAACACCAGCACCTCGCTCCACCTGCAGCTCTCGATCTGCCTCTTCCTGGCCCACCTGCTCTTCCTCACGGCCATCAACCAGACCAAGATCAAG ctgctgTGCGCCATCATCGCGGGGGCCTTACACTATCTCTACCTGGCCTCCTTCACCTGGATGCTGTTGGACGGTCTACACCTCTTCCTCACGGCACGCAACCTGACGGTGGTCAACTACTCCAGTGTGAGCAGGTTCATGAACAGACTCATGTTCCCTGTGGGCTATGGAGTCCCGGCTCTAATCGTGGCCATTTCTGCTGCTTCCAGACCTTCCCTTTATGGAACACCCACCAG CTGCTGGCTCCGTCCAGAAAAGATGTTTATATGGAGCTTCCTGGGACCAGTCTGTACCATTATCTCT GTCAATTTAGTGTTGTTTTTCATGACCCTCCGGATTTTGCAAAGCAAGCTGTCTTCCCTCAACAGCGACGTATCCACCCTCCAGAACACAAG GATGCTGACATTCAAAGCGACGGCTCAGCTCCTCATCCTGGGCTGCACGTGGTGTCTGGGCCTCCTGCAGGTGGGGCCAGCTGCCCGAGTCATGGCTTACCTCTTCACCATCATCAACAGCCTGCAGGGAGCGTTCATCTTCCTGGTGTACTGCCTCCTCAGCCAGCAG GTCCGGGAGCAGTACCGGAAATGGTTCAGAGGGGTCAGGAAAGCCAAAGCCGAGTCTGAGAAGTACACACTGTCCAGCAGGGCCGTGTCTGATGCCTCCACCCCCAACACG TCAGTGAGCAGAAAAGGCAAAGGCCCAGAAAGGCAACCATGGGGAAGGTCGGTGTGCGTATTTATGAATTAA